One genomic segment of Burkholderia multivorans ATCC BAA-247 includes these proteins:
- a CDS encoding glycine zipper 2TM domain-containing protein, whose protein sequence is MMRLPSKKTVLFASLVAVAALPLTACVAPGYGPYGAQPGYPQQQYATPGYAQPAYTQPGYVQPAYPNQPYDSQQQYGSQPYGNQYGNQYGNQYGGQYQNAYGTQYGTVANIRPINSAVGPSGVAGTVVGALIGGVLGNQIGRGHGRDAATVIGALGGAVAGNQIGQQMGAQQAPSGYRIDVQVSDGSMRSFDVQSPGDLRPGDRVQINGSQLSRY, encoded by the coding sequence ATGATGCGCCTGCCTTCCAAGAAGACCGTCCTGTTTGCGTCGCTCGTCGCCGTCGCGGCGCTTCCGCTGACCGCGTGCGTCGCGCCCGGCTACGGTCCGTACGGCGCGCAGCCCGGCTACCCGCAGCAGCAATATGCGACGCCCGGCTATGCGCAGCCCGCTTACACGCAACCGGGCTACGTGCAGCCCGCGTATCCGAACCAGCCGTACGACTCGCAGCAGCAGTACGGGTCGCAGCCGTACGGCAATCAGTACGGGAATCAGTATGGGAACCAGTATGGCGGCCAGTACCAGAACGCCTACGGCACCCAGTACGGGACCGTTGCGAACATCCGTCCGATCAACAGCGCGGTCGGCCCGTCCGGCGTCGCGGGCACCGTGGTCGGCGCACTGATCGGCGGCGTGCTCGGCAATCAGATCGGCCGCGGTCACGGCCGCGATGCGGCCACCGTGATCGGCGCGCTCGGCGGCGCCGTTGCGGGCAATCAGATCGGTCAGCAGATGGGCGCGCAGCAGGCGCCGAGCGGCTATCGGATCGACGTGCAGGTCAGCGACGGTTCGATGCGCTCGTTCGACGTACAGTCGCCGGGCGACCTGCGCCCCGGCGATCGCGTACAGATCAACGGCAGCCAGCTGTCGCGCTACTGA
- a CDS encoding glycoside hydrolase family 28 protein, translating into MAAARHRSSSSVRSRSPKRLSRRAFLGWTGALAGGTVLGGPLAATRAWAGNLPASSAVDLIWGEHGAAARIAASLAHVSRLAFRARDFDVTHYGARPCTTVPQTSPYTNAAKSPVSPGADRTTAPGAFDSRPAFLAAIDACVREGGGRVVVPPGNWYCAGPIVLQSNVNFHLSANCTIYFSPNPADYAKDGPVDCGANGRLYYSRWQANDCLNYGAPVYARNAVNIALTGEGPTSVLNGQAMTPFAGSGNGSVCWWTYKGSSGAYGAAASVPSQAYANPNNVDLRIVAPGIPDALYAMLTSPVTPWQQDQNYLPALSEAGVPVDKRIFGLGHYLRPCMVEFIGCTNVLMENYQTQNTPFWQHHPTACRNVVIRGVTTNSIGPNNDGFDPDACTDVLCEDCTFNTGDDCIAIKSGKNRDTEYGPAKRHLVRNCTMNSGHGGITLGSEMGGGVEQIYATNLSMLNANWQTNPLNIAIRVKTNMNRGGYVKDFHVKGVSLPNGVTLKGGGYGSALLAGSPINASVPLGVVTPAAGNPSAAQGGIVTFDCDYQPANDAVRTRAPVVQNVTIADVTARNVTLNGVTASCFQAIVAQGPVAFDYNGAPPAPTVQPIAGVTISNCDFGTPVASGTPTVTSPGPIYAFNVNGMTLRNVVIAGQTVNTTITDSR; encoded by the coding sequence ATGGCCGCTGCCCGCCACCGTTCGTCTTCGTCCGTTCGTTCGCGCTCGCCGAAGCGGCTGTCGCGCCGCGCCTTCCTCGGCTGGACCGGTGCATTGGCCGGGGGCACGGTGCTCGGCGGCCCGCTCGCGGCCACGCGCGCCTGGGCGGGCAACCTGCCCGCGTCGTCCGCGGTCGACCTGATCTGGGGCGAGCACGGCGCGGCCGCGCGGATCGCCGCGTCGCTCGCGCACGTGTCGCGGCTTGCGTTCCGCGCGCGCGACTTCGACGTCACGCATTACGGCGCGCGTCCGTGCACGACGGTCCCGCAAACGTCGCCGTACACGAACGCCGCGAAATCGCCGGTGAGCCCCGGTGCCGACCGGACGACGGCGCCCGGCGCGTTCGACTCGCGTCCGGCGTTTCTCGCCGCGATCGACGCGTGCGTGCGCGAAGGCGGCGGCCGCGTCGTCGTGCCGCCCGGCAACTGGTATTGCGCGGGCCCGATCGTGCTGCAGAGCAACGTGAACTTCCATCTGAGCGCGAACTGCACGATCTATTTCAGCCCGAACCCGGCCGACTACGCGAAGGACGGCCCCGTCGACTGCGGCGCGAACGGCCGGCTGTACTACAGCCGCTGGCAGGCTAACGACTGCCTGAACTACGGCGCGCCCGTGTACGCGCGCAACGCGGTGAACATCGCGCTGACCGGCGAAGGGCCGACGTCGGTGCTGAACGGGCAGGCCATGACGCCGTTTGCCGGCAGCGGCAACGGCAGCGTGTGCTGGTGGACGTACAAGGGCTCCTCGGGCGCGTATGGCGCGGCGGCGTCGGTGCCGAGCCAGGCGTATGCGAATCCGAACAACGTCGATCTGCGCATCGTCGCGCCCGGCATCCCCGATGCGCTGTACGCGATGCTGACGTCGCCCGTCACGCCGTGGCAGCAGGACCAGAACTATCTGCCCGCGCTCTCGGAAGCCGGCGTGCCGGTCGACAAGCGCATCTTCGGGCTCGGTCATTATCTGCGGCCGTGCATGGTCGAATTCATCGGCTGCACGAACGTGCTGATGGAGAACTACCAGACGCAGAACACGCCGTTCTGGCAGCACCATCCGACCGCGTGCCGCAACGTCGTGATCCGCGGCGTGACGACCAACAGCATCGGCCCGAACAACGACGGCTTCGATCCCGACGCATGCACCGACGTGCTCTGCGAGGACTGCACGTTCAACACCGGCGACGACTGCATCGCGATCAAGTCCGGCAAGAACCGCGACACCGAGTACGGGCCGGCGAAGCGGCATCTGGTGCGCAACTGCACGATGAACAGCGGCCACGGCGGGATCACGCTCGGCAGCGAGATGGGCGGCGGCGTCGAGCAGATCTACGCGACGAACCTGTCGATGCTGAACGCGAACTGGCAGACGAATCCGCTGAACATCGCGATTCGCGTGAAGACGAACATGAATCGCGGCGGCTACGTGAAGGACTTTCACGTGAAGGGCGTGTCGCTGCCGAACGGCGTCACGCTGAAGGGCGGCGGCTACGGCAGCGCGCTGCTCGCGGGCAGCCCGATCAATGCGAGCGTGCCGCTCGGCGTCGTGACGCCGGCCGCCGGCAATCCGTCGGCCGCGCAAGGCGGGATCGTCACGTTCGACTGCGACTATCAACCGGCGAACGACGCGGTGCGCACGCGGGCGCCGGTCGTGCAGAACGTGACGATCGCCGACGTGACCGCGCGCAACGTGACGCTGAACGGCGTGACCGCATCGTGCTTTCAGGCGATCGTCGCGCAGGGGCCGGTCGCGTTCGACTACAACGGCGCGCCGCCCGCCCCGACCGTGCAGCCGATCGCCGGCGTAACGATCAGCAACTGCGATTTCGGCACGCCGGTCGCATCGGGCACGCCGACCGTCACGTCGCCGGGCCCGATCTATGCGTTCAACGTGAACGGGATGACGCTGCGCAACGTCGTGATTGCCGGGCAGACGGTCAACACGACGATTACCGATTCGCGTTGA
- a CDS encoding amidohydrolase family protein translates to MTDRLFTHAVDADGQPLELLVRDGRFAAIGRDCGAAPGTETIDLDGRVVLPGFVDGHIHLDKSFVGDRWVPHEPVDSLRERLAVEKRQLAAAPPIAERAHALIAQAAAFGTVAMRSHVDVDATTGLANLHAVMAARERWRGIVDIELVAFPQAGVVSCAGTAEMLDAAVREGADVVGGIDPTTLDGDADGQLDIVFRIAEKRGVKIDIHLHEPGDTGIAQLLRIAARTRAAGLGGRVNVSHAYALGQVGADVVARTAAALADAGVSIMTNAPGDCAFPPVLALRDAGVHVFAGNDNIRDAWWPYGNGDMLQRAMLIGYRSGFYTDDALRVALDMATHAGARAIGRARYGLAVGCDATFVAVRAPNAAAAVAGVPAERWVVRRGESDRGAPYAPALDFAR, encoded by the coding sequence ATGACCGACCGCCTCTTCACCCATGCCGTCGACGCCGACGGCCAGCCCCTCGAACTGCTCGTGCGCGACGGCCGTTTTGCTGCGATCGGCCGCGACTGCGGCGCCGCGCCCGGCACGGAAACGATCGATCTCGACGGCCGCGTCGTATTGCCCGGCTTCGTCGACGGCCACATTCATCTGGACAAAAGCTTCGTCGGCGACCGCTGGGTGCCGCACGAACCGGTCGACTCGCTGCGCGAGCGGCTCGCGGTCGAGAAGCGTCAGCTCGCGGCCGCGCCGCCGATCGCCGAGCGCGCGCATGCGCTGATCGCGCAGGCCGCCGCATTCGGCACGGTCGCGATGCGCAGCCATGTCGACGTCGACGCGACGACGGGCCTCGCGAACCTGCACGCGGTGATGGCCGCGCGCGAACGGTGGCGCGGCATCGTCGACATCGAGCTCGTCGCGTTTCCGCAGGCCGGCGTCGTGTCGTGCGCGGGCACGGCGGAGATGCTCGACGCGGCCGTGCGCGAAGGCGCGGACGTCGTCGGCGGCATCGATCCGACGACGCTCGACGGCGATGCGGACGGCCAGCTCGACATCGTGTTCCGCATCGCCGAGAAGCGCGGCGTGAAGATCGACATTCATCTGCACGAGCCGGGCGACACCGGTATCGCACAACTGTTGCGGATCGCGGCGCGCACGCGTGCGGCGGGCCTCGGCGGGCGCGTGAACGTGAGCCACGCGTATGCGCTCGGCCAGGTCGGCGCCGACGTCGTCGCGCGCACCGCGGCCGCGCTGGCCGACGCCGGCGTGTCGATCATGACGAACGCGCCGGGCGACTGCGCGTTTCCGCCGGTGCTGGCGTTGCGCGACGCGGGCGTGCACGTGTTCGCCGGCAACGACAACATTCGCGACGCGTGGTGGCCGTACGGCAACGGCGACATGCTGCAGCGCGCGATGCTGATCGGCTATCGGTCGGGCTTCTACACCGACGACGCGCTGCGCGTCGCGCTCGACATGGCGACGCACGCGGGCGCACGCGCCATTGGCCGAGCACGCTACGGGCTCGCGGTCGGCTGCGACGCGACCTTCGTCGCGGTGCGCGCGCCGAACGCGGCGGCCGCCGTCGCCGGCGTGCCCGCCGAGCGCTGGGTCGTGCGTCGCGGCGAAAGCGACCGCGGCGCGCCGTACGCGCCCGCGCTCGATTTCGCGCGATGA
- a CDS encoding GNAT family N-acetyltransferase gives MITIRLLDAADAAPFQSLRLAAIRTSPTSFLPTEDEVAAVPVETFAAQITPTHTQAVFGAFDGETLIGSTGVRRDAYAKVAHKATIWGVYVDAAYRGRGIAQSLLEHAIAHAEHAWQCAQLMLCVNEFNATAERLYASLGFERFGTEPRSLCVDGRFYDEHHMVKRLA, from the coding sequence ATGATCACGATCCGCCTGCTCGACGCCGCCGACGCGGCCCCGTTCCAGTCGCTGCGCCTTGCCGCGATCCGCACGTCGCCGACATCCTTCCTGCCGACCGAAGACGAAGTCGCGGCCGTGCCGGTCGAAACCTTCGCGGCGCAGATCACGCCGACGCACACGCAAGCCGTGTTCGGCGCGTTCGACGGCGAGACGCTGATCGGCAGCACGGGCGTGCGACGCGACGCGTACGCGAAGGTCGCGCACAAGGCGACGATCTGGGGCGTGTATGTCGACGCCGCGTATCGCGGCCGCGGCATCGCGCAGTCGTTGCTCGAACACGCGATCGCGCATGCCGAACACGCGTGGCAGTGCGCGCAACTGATGCTGTGCGTGAATGAATTCAACGCGACCGCGGAACGGCTCTATGCGTCGCTCGGTTTCGAGCGGTTCGGCACCGAGCCGCGCTCGCTGTGCGTCGACGGTCGGTTCTACGACGAGCACCACATGGTGAAGCGGCTCGCATGA